One genomic segment of bacterium includes these proteins:
- a CDS encoding DUF883 domain-containing protein: MSESNKPQSTAKDKLIADLKRVATDAEELLRATADQAGEKVDGLLTRLQENLKVAQGRLAEAETTLAAKTTEAFREALQQTSEAAKKAAEATREAAQKAEEAAEKTAEPGKEAAWRAAEAARVAARKAVAAAREVAGKASDAAIEMARKSKDAIKK; encoded by the coding sequence ATGTCTGAATCCAACAAACCCCAGTCCACGGCCAAAGACAAATTGATTGCCGATTTGAAGCGCGTCGCAACCGATGCCGAGGAGCTCCTGCGCGCCACGGCAGATCAAGCGGGCGAGAAAGTCGATGGCTTGCTTACCCGCCTTCAGGAAAACCTGAAGGTGGCCCAAGGCCGACTTGCCGAGGCCGAAACCACGCTCGCCGCCAAAACCACGGAAGCCTTCCGGGAAGCGCTGCAACAAACCTCGGAAGCAGCCAAAAAAGCCGCTGAAGCCACCAGGGAAGCGGCGCAGAAGGCCGAGGAGGCGGCCGAAAAAACGGCCGAGCCCGGCAAAGAGGCCGCTTGGCGCGCCGCAGAAGCCGCCAGGGTGGCGGCCCGGAAAGCGGTCGCCGCTGCCAGGGAGGTCGCCGGCAAAGCGTCGGACGCGGCGATCGAAATGGCCAGGAAATCCAAAGACGCCATCAAGAAGTAG
- a CDS encoding TetR/AcrR family transcriptional regulator has product MPKQALRNTLRNTREEVLERSIPLFAAAGFDGVSMRDIAVAVGVTPAALYHHFSDKEQLYLGAIVYAFEEKVGPLKALLTGGGNPWERIEEFITRFVNLLAKEKGFRRLMQWVMLDSDERRLRSLVDCVFQDLFKELSDLASELAPGHAPHLLVVSMIGLVIYPFETLPVRRLLPGYHARYEDHEAISRHIVGLLRNGLGGGDLPNF; this is encoded by the coding sequence ATGCCGAAGCAAGCACTCAGGAATACACTCAGGAATACGCGCGAAGAGGTGCTCGAACGATCAATTCCGCTCTTCGCAGCAGCCGGATTTGACGGGGTTTCCATGCGGGACATAGCGGTTGCCGTGGGCGTAACACCGGCCGCTCTCTACCACCACTTTTCAGACAAGGAGCAACTTTATTTGGGCGCGATCGTTTATGCATTCGAAGAAAAGGTGGGCCCCCTGAAGGCACTCCTGACCGGTGGAGGAAATCCTTGGGAACGCATCGAGGAATTTATCACCAGGTTTGTGAACCTGCTCGCCAAGGAGAAAGGCTTTAGACGCCTGATGCAGTGGGTGATGCTGGATAGCGATGAAAGGCGCCTGCGAAGCCTGGTAGATTGTGTCTTTCAGGATCTGTTCAAGGAACTGAGCGATCTCGCAAGTGAACTCGCTCCGGGCCACGCCCCCCACCTGCTGGTCGTTTCGATGATCGGCCTGGTAATCTATCCCTTTGAAACCCTGCCGGTGCGACGTTTACTGCCGGGCTATCACGCACGGTACGAAGACCATGAGGCCATTTCGCGGCACATCGTCGGCTTATTGCGCAATGGCCTTGGCGGAGGCGATCTTCCAAATTTTTAA
- a CDS encoding universal stress protein: MYGKILVPVDGSETSKRGLTEACRLAKERDSRLRCLFVIDEHFLTANYMGFMYLPDLIRSSSGLRA, encoded by the coding sequence ATGTATGGGAAAATTCTCGTGCCCGTCGACGGCAGCGAAACTTCGAAGCGTGGGCTCACAGAAGCATGCCGACTCGCAAAGGAGCGGGACAGCAGATTGCGGTGTCTCTTTGTGATCGATGAGCACTTCCTTACCGCCAATTATATGGGATTCATGTATTTGCCTGATTTAATCCGAAGTTCCTCCGGCTTGCGAGCATAA